AATATCACAACAAATACCCATGTTCCTACATCAGCTTAAGAAATACAATATCACAAAGGTAATTGATGTCCTCTGTGGAGTCTGCTCCTGCCGTGTTCCCTCCATCCCTGAACCTTATCTCAACCGTAATCCTGAATTtggcatttattttttccatgaatATCTTTACTCCGTTTGATACCAGTTCTCAGTGGGAGGCTATTCTGCCCTCCCCTGGGAACACTTGGCTAGGTCTGGAGAACTTTTTAGCTGTCACAAAAGGCGAGGAGTGCTGATGACACCTTGTGGGCAGAGAGATACTGACAAAATTCCTGCATTGTGCAAGACAGTCCCCTCATCACGGAGAattatccagccccaaatgtcagtCATGcagaggttgagaaaccctgcctTAATGTACTTTCACTGTACAAGGTATCCATACCCAAGGCAGGATAttattttgcatgtttttttaactttatataaaAGATGTCATAATCTAGATATATTTCTGCTGTCTTCATTATTCAGTTTGAGAGATGTATCTATGTTACACATGTTTTTAACTTTACCCATTTTAATTTTCCCTCTTTAAAGTAGTTCTTAGAGtagttccctggtagtccagtggctaagactccatgcttccaatgcagggggcccaagttccatccctggtcagggaactagatcccacatgctgaaactaagagatcgtatgccacaactaaggatcccatgtgctgcaactaagacccgttACAaccaaatagaataaaaataaatgttaaaaaatacataaagaagctGTTACTGTTGTCAAAGCCTGTTGTCATCAAACATGAAGTAGGGGAGTCTGGGGTGGGCCCTAGTTTTTAGTCGAGGCAACTGAAGCTTAATGAAGAAAATGGTTTGTCCCCCCATCACCCAAGAGGGAGCTACAGAACAAGACTCTTAGAGCAGAGTTGGATTTCTCCATCTTGCCCAATTCTCCTGACACCTTCCCTGTCTTCCCCACCCCACAATCTAGCTGTGACTCTCCCATCACCCTCAGCGGAAGCCAAGGCCCCTCTTGCTCACCTGCTGGGGCTCTTGAGGAGTAGGTTTGAGTTCATGCTTGACCAGCCAGTTGCTAAGCAACAGCAGAAGGAATAGAAAGCCAAACAAGGCTGGCTTATAGCTGATCAGCCAAGCCATCAATGCTCCTATGGTGCCTGAGGAAGCAAGCATCCCGTGGAGACTCCTAAAAAGAGACATGAGGTCCCCCAGCATTACGGCTTGAGAGCACCCAGGCCCTGAGGTCCTGCCTCAGTCCCCCCATCTAGGACAGTTGCCCTTCATGACAGGAGTCATGGCTACTTCCCCCTCTGAGTCATAACCGGCCCCCATCCCCAGCTGCCGCGTAACAATAATATTAACTCCTCTGATGTCTCAAGCAGCCACAATGTGCCAGACTTTGACAGGCAGTTCACAGGCATCATCTCATGACATCCTCACACCAGCCAAGTGATGGGGGCCTCTGTGATACCTCAGCCACTCAGCCATACTTCCAGGCCTCCTAGTTGCTGGGGAGAAAGTGGTGAGCAGCACAGAGTCCCTCCCCTCACAGAGAGTGAGACTGCAAAGAAAAATCATCAAATCTTGGAAATAAGGCAAAAAGATTTCTGCGGGCTTGTTTGCGGTCATACTAGGATATTGTCTAACTGGCCCACTTGTTGGTCACTTGTTGTTTTATTGGATTTAATATTGATTAGGGCCCTGACTCTCTAAAGTCAGATGGAAAAgttgatccagcaatttcatttgGATATATCCCAAAGAATCGAAACCAGGGTCTTGCAGAGATACTTGTATACCCATATTCATACCAGTATTACTCATAATAGCTAAAAGGTGGAAGCAATCCCCAAATCCACCAACAAACAAATGGATAAATACAACTTATTTATggtataacaattttaaaaagttgtatatAACTACCGTGGGAttagtcttaaaaaggaaggaaattctgacacatgctaccacATGGATAAACTTTGAGAACATTATGCGAAGTGAAATAAGCAAAAAGTAAAAGCTGTTTGACTCACTTATGAGCTAAATAGTGTGATCAGATTTATagagacaggacttccctggtggggcagttgttaagaatttgcctgccagtgcaggggacatgggttcgatcgtTGGTCCAAGAAGGTCCTTCCTACACGTTGCAGGGaggctaagcccgtgcaccatgaCTACTGAAGGCTGTACACCTAAGCCTGTTctccgcaaccagagaagccacccagtgagaagcccatgcattgcaactaGGAAGTAGCTCCTGCCCtctgaaacttgagaaaaacagtgagcagcaacaaagactcagcctggtcaaaaaaatttttttttaatttacagagaCAGAGGTAGAATTTCGTTGGTTGGCAGGGGTTGCAGACAGAGGGGAATGATGagttgttgtttaatgggtacagttttataagatgaaaagCTTTCTTGAGACTGTTTGCAGAATCATGTGAACACTCTTAACACtagtgaactgtacactttaaaacggttaagatggtaaattttatgctatgtgtaatttactccaatttttaaatgttaacttaAAATGAATTACAATTTCAAAATGAGTTAGTTATTTCTGGAAAAAATGGATAAtttgcaaatgattttttttgtaaatagatGAAAATGAATTCTGATAGAAAAAGTAACCTCAATGTTTACAGTTTACAGCCttgtaggacttttttttttcttattcaactTTACAGTCTTAttccagcattcttttttttttttattccagcaTTCTGTGTTCTAATGACCGGTGActatttatcattttcttatagtttcctttgaacCAGCTTTATCAACCTGCTGGTCCTCTCAATAATTGGTTAAATACATCTTTGACATATGCTCACTATTTTGTATGAGAGTTCTTTATgttcaaatgtaaattttaatgACTATATTATTCTAATAGTATACTCAGTTAGTTGCCACTTGTTGGGCCTGTAGGAACCTGAGATAAACACATTGAAGTTAAATCTTTGTACATATACTGAAACATTTTCCTAGAATGTTTTTCTGAAAGTAGAGTTGCTGGGTCCAAggatatgcatattttaaaatctaattttgtgtatgtttttagtcagtcagttgtgtctgactctgcaaccccgtggactgtagtcttctaggttcctctgtccatggaattctccaggcaagaatactgaagagggttgccattcccttccccaggggaatcttccccatccagggatcaaatccaggtctcctgtattgcaagcagatactttagcaaaatttaattttaaattttatcagaTGACTgggattccctagtggtccagtgattagggctctgtgcttccaccgcagggggcataggtttgatccctggtggagaaACTAAGATCTCTATAAGCTGCTTGgcctggccaaaaaaataaatgtttacaggTACTAAGTTACTAAACTTGCAAGCTAGTCAGCTAGAACTATAGGGTTTAAAGCAAACAAGTTTCCGTCTCCTATCTCACTccttcccaccctcacattccacAATTCAAACAACCAATTCCAATTCTTTTAGTTTCTTGTGGTATTTATCTTGATATATCTAAAtagtaacttatatgcagagtacatcatgagaaatgctgggctggatgaatcacaagctggaatcaagattgcaggggggaaagatcaataacctcagatatgcagatgacaccacccttaggcagaaagtgaagaggaactaaagagtctcttgataaagatgaaagaggagagtgaaaaagctggcttaaaactgaacatcagaaaactaagattatggcatctggtcccatcacttcatggcaaatagatggggaaacaatggaaacagtaacagactttatttccttgggctccaaaatcactgtggacagtgactgcagccatgaaattaaaagagccttgctccttggaagaaaagctatgacaaacctagacagcatattaaaaaacagagacattactttggagacaaaggtctatctagtcaaagctatggttttcccggtggtcatgtatggatgtgagtgtgcatgtgtgctaagttgcttcagtcatgtctgactctttgcgactctatggactgcaggctcctctgtccatgggattctccagacaagagtactggagtgggttgccatttcctcgtcgaggggaccttccccacccaaagatcaaacccgagtctcttaggtctcctgcattggcaggtgggttgtttaccactagcaccacctgggaagagagttggactataaagaaggctgagcatcgaagaattgatggttttgaactgtggtgttggagaagactcttgagagtcctttggacttcaaggagattgaaccaattaatcctaaaagaaatcaaactggaatattcattggaaggactgatgttgaagctgaagcttcaatactttggccacctgatgtgaagagccaattcattggaaaagacggcaggaggagaaggggacgacagagaatgagatggttggatggcatcaccgactcaatggacatgagtttgagcaagctccaggagatggtgatggacggggaagcctggcgtgctgcagtccatggggtcacaaggagtcggacatgactgagcaactgaaaaacaacaagacGTCTCAATAGTATGCTTATTCTGTTATTTCAGAATTTCTGTTTTGACATTGTAAATGATAGTGGGGGTTAGACTGCTTGCCACTCAAAAGCCATTAAAGAGGGCAGGTTGGAACGGAAAGTTTTTGGATGCCACCAAGGGGGGAATGTGGGGGGGGTCGATGCCAGTCTGAGTGGGGAGGCTACATGTAGAAATAGCACAGTcatctctgacagtcatcttgaaattggtcatcagtgatGTGACCAGTTTCATCTTGATTGTCTTAAGTACAGTTAGTCTTCAGTTCTATGGTTGATGGTTGTTTTGTTCacatttccttgaggccaattctcagaactgtggcagcttatgtcatggttATAATTTGGTCattatgtagttaacttcttccatctAGTGGGAGTTTCAGAAtccataagacagctcacaggatatggctcagagtaCTATCTATAGCCTTTGAGAAGCAACTAAAGGTacttgactttgcttaatgactaaactgttatttggtctcctttgaccattttcctttgtttctgcaatttctcacttctctgattaaacttgttCTTTGGCTAAAGATTTTCCTCAGACAAAAGGCAGGTAGAGGACATGGAGGGCAAGTACCATAGGGTCTTACTTGGTTTCAACATTATATACTATCATTTTATGATGGAAGATGGGAATTTAGCTTCAATGTAGAACCTCATCTATCCCCATTCTGACTCTTCTGTAAACCTCTCTCACACCTCTCCTCCAtaaactttctcttttctccattctctCAATATAATTCTATCCCTTTGGttaaaataatattcattgtTCATGTTATTTTGGACATGTGTTGCTCACAGCTGAACCATATGCTGTACTATGATTTTCTTTATGGCATAGTTTTAGTTTCCCTGAACTTAATTTTCCAGAACTTGACTTTTTTCTATgtacttagtaaaaaaaaaaaatcaacttcttTAACATGCaatcaacataaaataaaatatacctatTTTACATGTGTAGTTAAATGAGTTTTGACTCTTGTGTACACACTCCAGTCAAGATATACACCATTTCCATCACTACCAGCAAGTTCTTTACCGCTCTTTTGAAGTCAAACCCCACCCTcatcccaggcaaccactgattaGATTCTATCACTAGAGGTCAGTTGGACTAGTCCTTCAacatcatgtaaatggaatcattttttgaaaattatactttGAAGTCACAAACTtgtaagaaaagcaatgacaactcTGTGACCTGATGGAAATAAGCTTGAAGAACACAAGGCCTGTTTCATTGTTGGGTCAGTGAAGTATTCCTGgaagaattaaaagaataaacCACCTccaccagacagcatattaaaaagcagacacattactttaccaataaaggtccatatagtcaaagctacggttttcccagtagtcatgtatagatgtgagagttggaccataaagacagtTGAGtggcaaagaactgatgcttttgaactgtggttttggagaagactcttgagagtctcttggactgcaaggagatccaaccagtccttcctaaaggaaatcagtcctgaatgttcattggaaggactgatgctgaagctgaaactccaatactttgggcacctgatgcgaagaactgactcattggaaaagatcttgatgctgggaaggattgaaggcaagaggagaaggggaaggcagaggatgagatggttggacggcatcaccgactcaatggacatgagtttgagcaagctccaggagttggtgatggacagggaggcctggcgtgctgcagtccagggggtcacagagtcagacacgactgagcgactgaactgactgactaacaatCTGGGCCGACATTAGAATTAACCTGGAGTGGAAAGCTGTCATGTGCaatggggatggggaacacaggagcatgaggaggtgcaAGTGCGAAAGTGCaaatgttggggggggggggtccctatAGAAGGAAGAGTATGTACAAAGTCCAGTAAGAAATGACAATTCCATTTGGACTCCTTGTGGATTTCCTaactttgtccattttattaccaTGAAATTCATTTGCGCTCCAAGATTTTGCCAATCCATCCAAGCAGGACAATTATGAATAGTAAAGAAGATGATCTACCAGCTACATTTCAGTGTCTTCCCCTCACTAGACTGTAAACTCTTTGAAAGCAAGAACTTTAAACTCTTGCCACGTAGTAAGCATATTAATACTAGTTGAactaatgaatgagtaaatgaacgaATGAATTTATAAATACACGCAAGTCTCTAGAGGAAATGGTCGCCCTCGGATGTACAGTCTGGCCCAGAAGCCCTAGGATGAGAACCGTCCCAGGACGGATCCCGAAGGCTAAGGAGACGCTCTAGGAAAGCTTCGCGCAATTTGCCGTGGCGCCGCTCTAGCCTCGAGGACGCCACTCTATGGcagcggggagggcggggccgtGGGCGTCCCGGGTCTTATTGTCCGGGCGCGGCGGGAGCGCGCACAGCGCGTGCGTACGCGGCGGCGGTTGGCAGCGCGCGTACTGTGTGAAGTGAGGCGAGGCGGCTCCGGACTCACGGACCGACAGACCGGGCGGCCCCCACGGCCGTCGGCGGCCAGGCGGCCCGACATGTTGTCTGGGAAGaaggcagcggcggcggcggcggcggcggcggcggctgccggGTCGGAGGCCGGTGCGGGGGTAGCGGGTGGCGCGGAGAACGGCTCTGAGGTGGCCGCACCGCCCACGGGCCTATCCGGCCCTGGcgaggcggggccgggggcggctGGGGAGCGCACTCCCCGCAAGAAGGAGCCCCCGCGGGCCTCTCCCCCGGGCGGTCTGGCCGAGCCGCCGGGGTCCGCCGGGCCTCAGGCCGGGCCTACCGCAGTGCCTGGGTCTGCGACCCCCATGGAAACGGGAATCGCAGAGACACCGGAGGGGCGACGGACCAGCCGGCGCAAGCGAGCGAAGGTGAGGTCCGACTGCCCACCCTCGAACCACAAAATCCCGGTGCCTAGCTCCCCTGAGGTTGTCCAGCCCTCAttacccccacctccacctccgcGAGCCCGGGTCTCGGACCCTGAGCCCCACGCCCACCCCGACCTCCACCCACCTCCCGGCTGACTGACTGGGTGGGGTGAGAGAAGGGAAGGTGTTTGCCTGTGGTGAACGCGTCTTTGTGCAGGGACCCGGCCGTCCCAGGAAAAGGGGGATCTTGGAGGGGAGTCTCTTACTCATTTACATCTCgtccaccttttcattttcttgactggaaaaagaaaaaaatggctcCCTGACTTGGAGTTGTGGTTGGCCTTGTCGGGGACATTCATCTCTTGTTTGTCCACAGATGTGTCTGGAAGCTGCTCGGCGATATTTTTTTGTTTCAGCTGGGAGCACATTGAGGCTGTAGGAtgatggtaaagaaattgccttagccggagagatggggtgggggtggggggaggaactttttttttttttttttttgagcccttTGCTGTGTGCTAGCGAgtttcccccttttcccttttATTCCATCAGAGATCTTTTGATGtagatttttacagatgaggaagctgattAATATCATTTAGTCAAGGCACTGTTAAAAGGACAGTATATACAGACAATAGTTGCCTCACAATTCTGGGTGCCAGATGCTGTGTTCAAAGCGTGACCAGCATTTTTATGTTTGTTAAAATAATAGTAACTGGCAGGTATTGCTAGCCTCATTTCAGGAATGAGTAAGCTGAAGCTCCCAGTTTAAGCAACTTGTCCAGAGTCAGAAAGCTAAGTAAGTGGTGGAACTGGAATGTAAACCCTACACTTAGAACACGGTAGGGTATCATCAACCTCTGAAACAAAGGACCACATGGGACACCAGCAGTGAGCAGGGCACTGGGGCAGTGCTAGAGCGCAGACTTTAGACATGGGCCTTTTCTGGAGATTTCATGGTACAGTTGAAAAAACTGGAATCATAGTTCTAAGTaactaaatatttaaatcatGTAACTTATGCATATTATCTTTATAATTTAAATAGGTATACCAGTTCAGTGTGTATGAGGAGCTTCTTGAGTATTGCCCATACTGAGAGCCCTCAGAATAAATTGCCCAGTTTTGAGAGCTCTCTTAACGAAGAATACCCTGCCCTAGGGATGTCTTGAGGGGAGAGGGAGATTAGCCAAAACACAGGTTGGCAACTTCCAACTGAAATGAAATAGAGGGCAGAAGCCCAGTTGGGTTTTGATTTTACTATTTCAGTAGAGAATGTGGCCAGAAAACCAGatgatgagatttaaaaaaagaaaaaaaagagtttattGAGGGAATTTACAGACAATAAATTTACCATTTTTGAGTCTATTCAGTGATTTTTATCATAGTCACAAAGTTGGCAACCAGCACAACAGTCAATTTTAGGATGTTTCATCATCCCCTAAAGACACTTGTAACATTAGCAGGCACTCTCCATTCCTCCTtaaccccagcccctggcaataaCTAATTTCTGTCActggatttgccttttctggacattttatgtACATGGAGCCATATTATATTTGGCCTTTTGTGTTTGGCTTTAGCATGTTTTcagagttcatccatgttgtagtactTCCATTCAGAACTTAATAGTTCACTGGCTAATATTCCAGTGTATGAATatagcacattttgtttatccatgtaTCATTTTATAGACATTTGGGGTGTTTCcactttttagctattatgagtattgctgctgtgaacatttgtgaagtttttgtgtgaactttttttaattagatttttttttttttttttaagaattagattattttttactctgctgggtctttgttgcgacacatgggctttctctagttgcagtgcctgggctgcttcttgtggtggcttctctcgtggagTATGGTCTCTAGGTGCACGGCCTCAATAGTGTGGTGCCAGGCTTAGTTGCACCGAGgaatgtaggatcttcctggaccagggatcgaacctgtgtgctctgcattggcagatggattctctggaccaccagggaagccctgtgtgaaTGTTTTTGGTTCTCTTGGATTtgatacctaggagtggaattactgggttgtATGGgatgcaacttagcacacatggactgtttaactttttgaggagctgccaaacagttttccatagcagcctcatcattttacattcccactatcAATATTTGAGAGTCCCAATTTCTCTAATCCTGTTTACACTTgatattgtctttttatttatagccattctagtgggtgtgaagtggtatctcattgtggtttttttaatatgtaagcTAAAGATGTTGAAATGAGTATTTTCCCGTATACTTATtgatcatttgtatatcttttttggtgaaaGATGTCTTTCTATCATtggttctttgtttctttaacttatttttggctgtgttgggtcttcattgctggaagggcttttctctagttgcagctagcgggggctacctgatgcgaagaactgactcatttgaaaagaccctgatgctgggaaagattgaaggcgggagaagaagggaatgacagaggatgagatggttggatggtatcacaactcaatggacatgagtttgagtaagctcctggagttggtgatggacagggaggcctgtcatgctgccgtccatggggtggcaaagagtcggacacgactgagcgactgagctgagctgaatgggggctgctctctatTTGTGGTGCAcatgcttctcattgcagcagcatctcttgttgcagagcatgggctctagggcacacaggcttcattagttgcagcatatgggctcagtaattgtggctcccaggctctggagcacaggctcagtagttgtggcccagggcttagttgctctggggcatgtgggatcttccatgattagggattgaacctgtgcattctgtgttggcaggtggattttttttttttttttttttttaaccgctgagagcttccctggtggctcagacaggaaagaatctgtctgcagtgcaggagacccaggtttaatctctgggtcaggaagatcccctggagaaggaaaaggcaacctagtctagttttcttgcttggagagttccaaggacagaggagcctgaacaggactgtagtccacggggtcgctaagagttggatgtgactgagtgactaacacttctttatcactgagccaccagggagcccctCCTTGGCTCATCTTTAAATTGTGTTGTAATTTTATTGTTGAGTAGTTCGAGTTCTGTATATATGGTGAttacaaaagttttaattttggtttccaatttattaatttttttcttttgtcccttTTGCTTCTAGTGTTCCATCTAAGTAACTATTGCCTAATCCAATGTCATAAAGATttactcctgtgttttcttctaacagTTTTATACAGTGATCATtttggagttaatttttgtagATGGCATGTAGATGGCATGAGGTAGAAgttcagcttcattcttttgcctgTGTATATCTACTTGTCCCAACACAATTTGTTGAAGCTGTTCTGTCTCCCTGTGAATGGTTGACACCCTTGTTGCTTGACTGTAagtgtgagtttatttttggacTCTCAGTTCTATCccattgttctatatttctgttcttATGCCAGCAACATCTTGACCTGATTACTGTAGGTTGACAatatgttttgaaatcaggaagtgtgagttctccaactttattctttttcaagattgttttggccattctgtatctcttgcatatccatataaattttaggatcagtTTGTCTTTTCTGAAAAAGCAACTGAAATTCTGATTGGTATcatgttgaatctgtagattaattTGGATCATGCTATAAGACTTCTGTCTTTGTAATTCTcctgtgtttgttttaattttcctttgtgaTTAGCTCTGAAACTCCCCAAAGAAAAATGGGTTGCGTGTTTATTTGGAGAGCCACCTAGAAAGTAAAGAACTGGGGAAGCTGACCTCCGTATTCACAGCTAGTCTTGGGAG
The sequence above is a segment of the Dama dama isolate Ldn47 chromosome 8, ASM3311817v1, whole genome shotgun sequence genome. Coding sequences within it:
- the TEX46 gene encoding testis-expressed protein 46; the protein is MSGRLAADGRGGRPYARCQPPPRTHALCALPPRPDNKTRDAHGPALPAAIESLHGMLASSGTIGALMAWLISYKPALFGFLFLLLLLSNWLVKHELKPTPQEPQQDKILERLMFSEMKLKVLENQMFIVWNRMNHHKQSSRRRTFPAGKHRMRRRESLFSILSDCTSNSP